In a genomic window of Alcanivorax sp.:
- a CDS encoding mechanosensitive ion channel domain-containing protein produces the protein MKWGLTVAVILVAWLLSVLLRGATRRLGRRRDFSRARIFQTAVVINSACVVLSLLTIGILWGLNGSGLMVFATSLMALLGVALFASWSMLSNTTAAIILFFSAPYRVGDRIRLLDGDNTVTGQIRYMGLIFITVQDELGHRYTLPNNLLLQKTVIRLRGDTLPKDQKHCRAD, from the coding sequence ATGAAATGGGGTTTGACGGTTGCCGTGATTCTGGTGGCCTGGCTGCTGTCCGTGTTGCTGCGAGGTGCCACCCGGCGCCTGGGCCGCCGCCGTGATTTCAGCCGGGCACGCATCTTCCAAACCGCCGTGGTCATCAACAGCGCCTGTGTGGTGCTGTCACTGCTTACCATCGGGATTCTCTGGGGCCTGAACGGCAGCGGCCTGATGGTGTTCGCCACCTCGCTGATGGCACTGCTCGGTGTGGCCCTGTTTGCCAGCTGGTCCATGCTCAGCAACACCACCGCCGCCATCATCCTGTTCTTCAGTGCGCCCTACCGGGTGGGCGATCGCATCCGCCTGCTGGATGGCGACAACACGGTCACCGGGCAAATCCGCTACATGGGGCTGATCTTCATCACCGTGCAGGACGAGCTGGGCCACCGCTACACCCTGCCCAACAACCTGCTGCTCCAGAAAACCGTGATTCGCCTGCGCGGCGACACCCTGCCCAAAGACCAGAAACACTGCCGGGCTGACTAG
- a CDS encoding 2-hydroxyacid dehydrogenase: MQGVFLDTDTLNPAEMDFAALEALMPWTFYPLTRPEDRLARLDGAQVVITNKVVLDATTLKACPSLKLICICATGTNNVDLEAARELGITVCNVSGYARASVAQHTLTMMLSLATRWHLYDRDVKAGAWSRAEQFCLLDHPIMELAGKTLGLIGHGDLGREVARLAEALGMQVLVAESFQRHGGQSGRVSLAELLPQADVLSLHCPLTAQTDKLVNASFIAQMKPGALLINTARGGLIDEPALADALRSGHLGGAGLDVLSSEPPPADHPLLADDIPNLIITPHNAWGTRECRQRLLDGVVENIRQWQAGSAINVVN, from the coding sequence ATGCAGGGCGTTTTTCTCGACACCGATACCCTTAATCCCGCCGAGATGGACTTCGCCGCCCTTGAGGCGTTGATGCCCTGGACCTTTTATCCGCTGACCCGCCCGGAAGATCGGCTGGCGCGTCTGGATGGTGCCCAGGTGGTCATCACCAACAAGGTGGTGCTGGATGCCACCACCCTGAAAGCCTGCCCGTCCCTCAAGCTTATCTGCATTTGTGCCACCGGTACCAATAATGTGGATCTGGAGGCGGCCCGGGAATTGGGCATCACGGTGTGCAATGTGAGCGGTTATGCGCGGGCGTCGGTGGCCCAGCACACCCTGACCATGATGCTGTCCCTGGCCACCCGCTGGCATCTTTACGACCGGGATGTGAAGGCCGGGGCCTGGAGCCGGGCGGAGCAGTTCTGTTTGCTGGATCATCCGATCATGGAACTGGCCGGCAAGACCCTGGGGCTGATTGGCCACGGGGATCTGGGGCGGGAAGTGGCACGACTGGCCGAGGCGTTGGGAATGCAGGTGCTGGTGGCGGAATCCTTCCAGCGCCACGGTGGCCAGTCCGGGCGAGTGTCGTTGGCGGAACTGTTGCCCCAGGCGGATGTGCTCAGCCTGCATTGTCCGCTGACGGCGCAGACTGACAAGCTGGTGAATGCGTCGTTTATTGCGCAGATGAAACCCGGCGCCCTGTTGATCAACACCGCCCGTGGCGGCCTGATCGATGAACCGGCCCTGGCCGATGCATTGCGTAGCGGCCACCTGGGTGGCGCCGGCCTGGACGTGCTCAGCAGCGAACCGCCACCGGCGGATCATCCGTTGCTGGCGGACGATATCCCCAACCTGATCATTACCCCGCACAACGCCTGGGGCACCCGGGAATGCCGACAGCGGTTGCTGGACGGGGTCGTGGAAAATATCCGTCAGTGGCAGGCGGGGAGTGCCATCAACGTGGTGAATTGA
- the betA gene encoding choline dehydrogenase, with amino-acid sequence MTTFDQEMDYVIVGAGSAGAVLANRLTEDGSNQVLVLEFGGKDNSIFIKMPTAFSIPLNMNKFDWGFHTEPEPGLHGRSIHQARGKVIGGSSSINGMVYVRGCAGDFAEWESLGAEGWGYADVLPYFKRAEGCVYGGDDYRGADGPLTTCNGNNMKNPLYRAFIQAGEEAGYGYTEDYNGFRQEGFGRMDMTVRNGVRCSSAMAYLKPAMNRPNLDVKMHALTTRVIMEGKKAVGVEYRRGGNTYKVKARKEVILSASAFNSPKLLMLSGIGPAEHLKENGIEVIHDLPGVGKNLHDHLEVWVQQECTQKITLNGWLGPLAKAWIGANWLFLRRGLGTSNHFESNGYIRSRAGLQYPDIQYHFLAGAIAYDGSSAVKGHGFQVHLGANKPLSRGWVKLKSKDPAAPPSMFFNYFDREEDRQAFRAGVRFTREIFAQPAMDPYRGAELSPGPDINSDDELDDWMSRTAETAYHPAGSCRMGTDDMAVVDPQCRVHGVENLRVVDSSIMPTVTNGNLNAPTIMIGEKGADLILGKSLPPSTAPSFHADGWEEYQRSGMPKRQV; translated from the coding sequence ATGACCACCTTTGATCAGGAAATGGATTACGTGATCGTCGGTGCCGGCTCTGCCGGCGCCGTGCTGGCCAACCGCCTTACCGAGGATGGCAGCAATCAGGTGCTGGTGCTGGAATTCGGCGGCAAGGACAACTCCATCTTCATCAAGATGCCCACCGCCTTTTCCATTCCCCTGAACATGAACAAGTTCGACTGGGGCTTTCATACCGAGCCGGAGCCAGGTCTGCACGGGCGCAGTATTCACCAGGCCAGGGGCAAGGTGATCGGTGGTTCTTCTTCCATCAACGGCATGGTCTATGTGCGCGGCTGCGCCGGTGACTTTGCCGAGTGGGAATCACTGGGCGCCGAAGGCTGGGGCTATGCGGATGTGCTGCCCTACTTCAAGCGGGCGGAAGGCTGTGTCTACGGCGGCGATGACTATCGCGGCGCCGACGGGCCGCTGACCACCTGCAACGGCAACAACATGAAGAATCCGCTGTACCGGGCCTTTATCCAGGCCGGTGAGGAAGCGGGGTACGGGTACACGGAAGACTACAACGGGTTCCGCCAGGAAGGGTTCGGGCGCATGGACATGACGGTGCGCAACGGCGTGCGCTGCTCCTCCGCCATGGCCTACCTGAAGCCGGCCATGAACCGGCCCAACCTGGACGTGAAAATGCACGCCCTGACCACCCGGGTGATCATGGAAGGCAAGAAAGCGGTGGGGGTGGAATACCGCCGTGGCGGCAACACCTACAAGGTGAAGGCGCGCAAGGAAGTGATTCTGTCTGCCAGTGCGTTCAATTCGCCGAAGTTGTTGATGCTGTCCGGCATTGGTCCGGCGGAGCATCTCAAGGAAAACGGTATCGAGGTGATTCACGATCTGCCCGGGGTGGGTAAGAACCTGCACGATCATCTGGAGGTGTGGGTGCAGCAGGAATGCACCCAGAAGATTACCTTGAATGGCTGGCTGGGGCCGCTGGCGAAAGCCTGGATTGGCGCCAACTGGTTGTTTCTGCGCCGTGGGCTGGGCACCTCCAACCACTTTGAATCCAACGGTTATATTCGCAGCCGTGCCGGGCTGCAGTATCCGGATATCCAGTATCACTTCCTGGCCGGGGCCATTGCCTACGATGGCTCCAGTGCGGTGAAGGGGCACGGTTTTCAGGTGCACCTGGGGGCCAACAAGCCGCTTAGCCGTGGCTGGGTGAAATTGAAATCGAAAGACCCGGCAGCGCCGCCCAGCATGTTCTTCAACTACTTCGACCGGGAAGAGGATCGCCAGGCCTTCCGGGCCGGTGTGCGTTTCACCCGGGAAATTTTTGCCCAGCCGGCCATGGACCCCTATCGCGGTGCCGAGCTGTCACCGGGGCCGGACATCAACAGCGATGACGAGCTGGATGACTGGATGTCACGCACCGCGGAAACCGCCTACCACCCGGCGGGCAGTTGCCGCATGGGCACCGATGACATGGCGGTGGTGGACCCGCAGTGCCGGGTGCACGGGGTGGAGAATCTTCGGGTGGTGGATTCCTCCATTATGCCCACGGTAACCAACGGCAACCTGAACGCCCCCACTATCATGATCGGCGAAAAAGGCGCGGACCTGATCCTGGGTAAATCCCTGCCACCGTCCACGGCGCCCAGCTTCCATGCGGATGGTTGGGAGGAGTATCAGCGTAGCGGGATGCCCAAGCGGCAGGTGTAA
- a CDS encoding DUF2057 domain-containing protein has protein sequence MLSLRLIPLVLCVLILSACARSPVVQLYDGPAKSDSQVLTVRVPSEIEVFTINGKEVDGVNTFFATDFKELKFTPGRYEILAYYKELWQLDADNHEIVKSNPANFIVDGKAGEKWQLGYEKPQDVEEARALEDSFTGWTVNTATGEKVAATESNLILKRGFLAPITGEEVSTAAADSVAPQQTATPAPAPSAPAPATQAAPAPAPAGSYLDTLKAQWKQATPEERREFLQWISQ, from the coding sequence ATGCTGTCCCTGCGCCTTATCCCCCTCGTTCTCTGCGTCCTGATCCTGTCTGCCTGCGCCCGCAGCCCGGTGGTTCAGCTCTATGATGGCCCCGCCAAGTCCGACAGCCAGGTCCTCACCGTGCGTGTGCCCAGTGAAATCGAAGTGTTCACCATCAACGGCAAGGAAGTGGATGGCGTGAACACCTTTTTCGCCACCGACTTCAAGGAACTGAAATTCACCCCGGGACGCTACGAGATCCTCGCCTACTACAAGGAACTGTGGCAGCTGGATGCGGACAACCACGAAATCGTGAAGAGCAACCCGGCCAACTTCATCGTCGATGGCAAGGCTGGCGAGAAATGGCAGCTGGGCTATGAAAAACCCCAGGATGTGGAAGAAGCCCGTGCCTTGGAAGATTCCTTTACCGGCTGGACCGTCAATACCGCCACTGGCGAAAAAGTCGCTGCCACGGAATCCAACCTGATCCTCAAGCGCGGCTTCCTGGCGCCGATCACCGGCGAAGAAGTGAGCACCGCCGCCGCCGACAGCGTGGCCCCCCAGCAAACGGCCACCCCGGCGCCAGCGCCCAGCGCCCCGGCTCCCGCCACCCAGGCAGCCCCTGCCCCGGCCCCCGCCGGCAGCTACCTGGATACCCTGAAAGCCCAGTGGAAACAGGCCACCCCGGAAGAACGTCGGGAATTTTTGCAGTGGATTTCGCAGTAA
- a CDS encoding BPTI/Kunitz domain-containing protein — protein MRYLFPLIITALLAGCQSGTEADNRLPDACYQPPETGMCKAAFQRYYYDQESDSCKSFTWGGCKGSVPFETQDACVQTCNASNSEPAAPARTYRSKGDPQ, from the coding sequence ATGCGATACCTCTTCCCCCTGATCATCACCGCCCTGCTGGCCGGCTGTCAGAGCGGCACCGAAGCCGACAACAGGCTACCGGATGCCTGTTACCAGCCGCCGGAAACCGGCATGTGCAAGGCGGCGTTCCAGCGTTACTACTACGATCAGGAAAGTGACAGCTGCAAGAGTTTTACCTGGGGTGGCTGCAAGGGGAGCGTGCCCTTCGAAACACAGGACGCCTGCGTACAGACCTGCAATGCCAGCAATAGTGAACCCGCCGCCCCGGCGAGAACCTACCGCAGCAAAGGAGACCCGCAATGA
- the betB gene encoding betaine-aldehyde dehydrogenase: MRAIVVGNGPHQRPGEDVMTQQQDRLLWIDGQFTPGSDNQFFDTINPATNQVICRVAQATPDDVDRAVQAAKRAQPAWQALGGVERGRILMRTAQLLREHRDEIAQLETLDAGKPIAETPEADVDSAIDCLEYFAGQASSLQGEYQQVPGGFFYTRPEPLGVCAGIGAWNYPVQIASWKAAPALAAGNALVYKPSEVTPLSALRLAELFKEAGLPNGIFNVVQGFRETGEALTGHPQVAKVSLTGGVPTGKAVMRAAADTLKAVTLELGGKSPLIIFDDADLDNAVSAAMLANFYTQGQICTNGTRVFVHEDIKDAFVEKLLARVGTLTLGDPADPATEVGPLISRQHMQHVLNYIEIGKEEGGQVLIGGGKAEVDGLPEGNFILPTVFDGLNDDMTIVREEIFGPVLSLLSFRDEDEVVARANNTDFGLAGGVFTRDINRGHRMAERIDAGIVWVNHYNLTPIEMPFGGFKQSGIGKENSRRAFAHYTRLKTVYVAQEDVDSPY, from the coding sequence ATGCGCGCTATCGTGGTCGGTAATGGACCCCATCAGCGACCCGGCGAGGATGTCATGACACAGCAACAGGATCGGCTGCTCTGGATCGACGGCCAATTTACCCCCGGCAGCGACAACCAGTTTTTCGACACCATCAACCCGGCCACCAATCAGGTGATCTGCCGGGTGGCCCAGGCCACCCCCGACGATGTGGATCGCGCCGTGCAGGCGGCCAAGCGTGCGCAACCCGCCTGGCAGGCACTTGGCGGCGTGGAGCGCGGGCGCATCCTGATGCGCACCGCGCAGTTGCTGCGCGAACACCGTGACGAGATCGCCCAGCTGGAAACCCTGGATGCGGGCAAGCCCATCGCCGAAACCCCGGAAGCAGATGTGGATTCCGCCATCGACTGCCTGGAGTATTTCGCCGGCCAGGCCAGCTCCCTGCAGGGGGAATACCAGCAGGTGCCCGGCGGCTTCTTCTACACCCGCCCGGAACCCTTGGGCGTGTGCGCCGGCATCGGTGCCTGGAACTACCCAGTGCAGATCGCCAGCTGGAAAGCGGCCCCGGCCCTGGCCGCCGGCAATGCGCTGGTCTACAAACCCTCGGAAGTCACCCCCCTGTCCGCCCTGCGTCTGGCAGAGCTGTTCAAGGAAGCGGGCCTGCCCAATGGCATCTTCAATGTGGTGCAGGGTTTCCGGGAAACCGGCGAGGCACTTACCGGTCACCCGCAGGTGGCCAAGGTGTCGCTCACCGGTGGCGTCCCCACCGGCAAGGCGGTGATGCGCGCCGCTGCTGATACCCTGAAAGCCGTCACCCTGGAACTGGGCGGCAAATCGCCGCTGATCATCTTCGACGATGCGGATCTGGATAACGCCGTGTCCGCCGCCATGCTCGCCAACTTCTACACCCAGGGGCAGATCTGCACCAACGGCACCCGCGTCTTTGTGCACGAAGACATCAAGGATGCCTTTGTGGAAAAACTGCTGGCCCGTGTCGGCACCCTGACCCTGGGCGACCCCGCGGACCCGGCCACGGAAGTGGGCCCGCTGATCAGCCGCCAGCACATGCAACACGTGCTCAACTATATCGAGATCGGCAAGGAAGAAGGCGGGCAGGTGCTGATCGGCGGCGGCAAGGCAGAGGTGGATGGCCTACCGGAGGGCAACTTCATATTGCCCACGGTATTCGATGGCCTCAACGACGACATGACCATCGTGCGCGAGGAAATCTTCGGCCCGGTGCTGTCACTGCTCAGCTTCCGCGACGAAGATGAAGTGGTGGCCCGCGCCAACAACACCGACTTCGGCCTGGCCGGCGGCGTCTTCACCCGCGACATCAATCGCGGCCACCGCATGGCGGAACGGATCGATGCCGGCATCGTGTGGGTGAACCACTACAACTTGACGCCCATTGAGATGCCCTTCGGTGGCTTCAAGCAGTCCGGCATCGGCAAGGAAAACAGCCGCCGCGCCTTCGCTCACTACACCCGACTGAAGACGGTGTACGTGGCCCAGGAAGATGTGGATTCGCCGTACTAA
- a CDS encoding SDR family NAD(P)-dependent oxidoreductase, translating to MKLNGQTIVLTGASSGIGAEAAKIMARRGATLCLVARREEQLREVQEVIEADGGCAFIYPCDLSDNVAIEACAARILAEQPRIDALVNNAAHSIRRPIEQSLDRLHDYQRTVQLNYIGAVAMTLKLLPRFLDQGQGHVVNISSLSTQVPIPLFSAYLASKSALESFTRSLQAEMGHQGISTTVVYFPMVRTPMSSRTAIYKYMPMMHVKKAAGWIVEACEKRPARIARPMGKLGSVLLAALPGPATKLPQPLFRGMDKLLASQLKKKG from the coding sequence ATGAAACTGAATGGCCAGACCATTGTACTGACCGGCGCCTCCAGTGGCATCGGGGCCGAGGCAGCGAAAATCATGGCGCGCCGAGGCGCCACCTTGTGCCTGGTGGCACGTCGCGAAGAACAGTTGCGCGAGGTTCAGGAAGTCATCGAGGCCGATGGCGGCTGCGCCTTTATCTACCCCTGCGACCTGAGCGATAACGTGGCTATCGAGGCCTGCGCTGCACGCATTCTCGCCGAGCAGCCGCGCATTGATGCACTGGTAAATAACGCGGCCCATTCCATCCGACGCCCCATCGAACAGTCCCTGGATCGCCTGCACGATTACCAGCGCACTGTGCAGTTGAATTACATCGGCGCCGTCGCCATGACCCTGAAACTGCTGCCGCGTTTTCTCGACCAGGGCCAGGGCCATGTGGTGAATATTTCCAGCCTCTCCACCCAGGTGCCCATCCCCCTGTTTTCCGCCTACCTGGCCAGCAAGAGTGCGCTGGAATCCTTCACCCGCTCCCTGCAGGCGGAAATGGGCCATCAGGGTATCAGCACCACGGTGGTGTACTTCCCCATGGTGCGCACGCCCATGTCATCGCGCACCGCCATCTACAAATACATGCCGATGATGCACGTGAAAAAGGCCGCCGGCTGGATCGTGGAAGCCTGCGAAAAACGCCCGGCGCGCATTGCGCGCCCCATGGGCAAATTGGGCAGCGTGCTGCTCGCCGCCCTCCCCGGCCCGGCCACCAAACTGCCGCAGCCGTTGTTCCGGGGTATGGACAAACTGCTGGCCAGCCAGCTTAAGAAGAAGGGGTGA
- a CDS encoding secondary thiamine-phosphate synthase enzyme YjbQ, with product MWFQKTLTLAAQRRGCHLVTREVREGLPELAEVKVGLLHLFIQHTSASLTINENADPDVRGDLERHLNVMVPENAPYYEHTLEGPDDMPAHIKSVLIGPSLSLPISNGRLALGTWQGIYLCEHRDHGGARRVVATIQGE from the coding sequence ATGTGGTTTCAGAAAACGTTGACGCTGGCGGCGCAACGCCGTGGTTGCCACCTGGTAACCCGTGAAGTGCGGGAAGGCTTGCCGGAGCTGGCGGAGGTGAAGGTGGGCTTGCTGCATCTGTTTATCCAGCACACCTCCGCGTCGCTGACCATCAACGAAAATGCCGACCCGGATGTGCGCGGCGACCTGGAGCGTCACCTGAATGTGATGGTGCCGGAAAACGCGCCCTATTATGAACACACCCTGGAAGGCCCGGACGATATGCCGGCCCATATCAAGAGCGTGCTGATCGGCCCGTCACTGAGCCTGCCGATCAGCAATGGGCGCCTGGCGCTGGGTACCTGGCAGGGCATCTATCTGTGCGAGCACCGGGACCATGGCGGGGCGAGAAGAGTGGTGGCGACGATTCAGGGGGAGTGA
- a CDS encoding DUF523 domain-containing protein: MLTDLLEKMGFTLPQHEWQKPVVGVSACLLGQKVRYDGDHKHSAILVHQLGPLLRFRDTCPEVAIGLPVPRPPIQVVQLDDQLRVRGVDDPQQDVTEALETVAAGMNEPLSGFVLKARSPSCGHLSTPVHNASGQQIGMASGAFARKLHELFPRIPLANDSDLEKPAFLQSFLLQVYCYHQWHHSDHQGQWLNDMQAQSEQLDEPLHSGLRHYLDKLGQAMH, translated from the coding sequence ATGCTAACGGATTTGCTGGAAAAGATGGGCTTCACCCTGCCACAACATGAGTGGCAGAAACCGGTAGTGGGCGTCAGCGCCTGCCTGCTCGGCCAGAAGGTCCGCTACGACGGCGACCACAAACACAGCGCCATCCTGGTTCATCAACTTGGCCCCCTGCTGCGCTTTCGCGATACCTGCCCGGAAGTGGCCATCGGCCTGCCGGTGCCGAGGCCGCCCATTCAGGTGGTGCAGCTGGATGACCAGCTCCGCGTTCGGGGCGTGGACGATCCACAACAGGATGTCACCGAAGCCCTGGAAACCGTGGCCGCCGGCATGAACGAACCCTTGAGCGGTTTCGTGCTCAAAGCCCGCTCCCCCAGTTGCGGCCACCTGAGCACGCCGGTGCATAACGCCAGCGGTCAGCAGATCGGCATGGCCTCCGGCGCCTTCGCCCGCAAGCTCCACGAACTGTTCCCGCGCATCCCCCTGGCCAACGACAGCGACCTGGAAAAGCCCGCCTTCCTGCAAAGCTTTCTGCTGCAGGTGTATTGCTACCACCAGTGGCATCACAGCGACCATCAGGGCCAGTGGCTCAATGACATGCAGGCACAAAGCGAACAACTGGACGAGCCCCTGCACAGTGGGCTGCGCCACTATCTGGACAAGCTTGGGCAGGCGATGCATTGA
- a CDS encoding MBL fold metallo-hydrolase, protein MKYAILPVTPFQQNCSFLKCDTTDKVAIVDPGGDLDKILEALQQVGGTPEKILVTHAHLDHIGAVAELAEKLDLPIEGPHKDDQFWIDMLPQQAQMMGFQPSRPFTPNRWLEDGDTVTVGETEFQVRHCPGHTPGHVVFYQPESKLVVVGDVLFNGSIGRTDFPKGDFDTLIQAIKDKLLTLDDDVSFIPGHGPMSTIGHERANNPFVSGKHG, encoded by the coding sequence ATGAAGTACGCCATCCTGCCGGTTACCCCGTTCCAGCAAAACTGCTCCTTCCTCAAGTGCGACACCACTGACAAGGTGGCCATCGTCGATCCCGGCGGGGATCTGGACAAGATTCTGGAAGCCCTGCAGCAGGTCGGCGGCACGCCGGAAAAAATTCTCGTCACCCACGCCCATCTGGATCACATCGGCGCCGTGGCCGAGCTGGCGGAAAAACTGGATCTGCCCATCGAAGGGCCACACAAGGACGACCAGTTCTGGATCGACATGCTGCCCCAACAGGCGCAGATGATGGGCTTTCAGCCATCACGCCCGTTCACCCCGAACCGCTGGCTGGAAGACGGTGACACGGTCACCGTAGGCGAGACCGAATTCCAGGTGCGTCACTGCCCGGGCCACACCCCCGGCCACGTGGTGTTCTACCAACCGGAAAGCAAACTGGTGGTGGTCGGCGATGTGCTGTTCAACGGCTCCATCGGTCGCACGGATTTCCCCAAGGGGGATTTCGACACCCTGATCCAGGCCATCAAGGACAAGCTGCTCACCCTGGATGACGATGTGTCCTTCATCCCTGGCCACGGTCCCATGTCCACCATCGGTCACGAGCGGGCCAACAATCCTTTCGTTTCCGGCAAGCACGGTTGA